In Cydia amplana chromosome 25, ilCydAmpl1.1, whole genome shotgun sequence, one genomic interval encodes:
- the LOC134659654 gene encoding zinc finger protein 716-like, with amino-acid sequence MSREAAGVKSPECVIMEERSDDEFKYEVALEPGCVELPVHSTAGKEAEDPLRMESGSDEAEEFRFEVAVEPESVLVPGDIETLHAESRPSMLPLRDHDAADTTNSEEEQEAYTDSPQNAENVCDNCGRAYAHKRSLIRHMVICLPGTIPNPNIISQSTTRAKKFTCEICQETCHDFEHLKSHIRSHTGDKPFTCEICNKEFSLLYYLKKHKRIHAGEISCEVCNKAFATPSHLKRHQSTQRCAKTFSCKLCDEKFATISSLNIHQRTHTGEKIFSCKNCPKKFTSSSNLRIHEYIHSGEKPHKCEFCSKRFTQVSTLNNHRRIHTGEKPYSCEYCLKKFAFLGNYKAHKLIHL; translated from the exons ATGTCTCGGGAGGCTGCGGGCGTGAAGAGTCCTGAGTGTGTTATTATGGAAG AGAGGTCTGATGATGAGTTTAAATATGAGGTGGCCCTGGAGCCGGGGTGTGTAGAGCTGCCTGTGCACAGTACTGCAG GCAAGGAGGCAGAAGACCCTTTGAGGATGGAGAGTGGCTCGGACGAGGCCGAGGAGTTCAGGTTCGAGGTGGCCGTGGAGCCCGAGAGTGTGCTTGTGCCCGGCGACATCGAGACCCTTCACG CCGAATCTCGCCCCTCCATGCTCCCGCTTCGCGATCACGACGCCGCCGACACCACAAACTCTGAAGAGGAGCAGGAAGCTTACACTGACTCTCCACAAAACGCAGAGAACGTCTGTGACAACTGCGGGAGAGCATACGCACACAAACGAAGTCTCATTCGTCACATGGTGATCTGTCTGCCCGGCACTATACCCAACCCTAATATAATCAGTCAAAGCACCACGAGGGCAAAGAAGTTCACCTGCGAAATATGCCAAGAAACCTGCCACGATTTCGAACATTTAAAGAGTCATATCCGAAGCCACACAGGAGACAAACCATTCACATGCGAAATTTGCAACAAAGAATTCTCGCTTTTATACTATCTGAAGAAACATAAGCGAATTCACGCCGGGGAAATATCGTGCgaagtgtgcaataaagcatttgCGACACCTAGCCATTTGAAACGACATCAATCAACCCAAAGGTGCGCAAAGACATTCTCGTGTAAGCTATGTGACGAGAAATTTGCAACGATAAGTAGTTTAAATATCCATCAGCGGACTCACACTGGTGAGAAAATATTTTCTTGCAAGAATTGTCCGAAGAAGTTTACGAGCTCGAGCAACTTGAGGATACACGAGTATATTCACAGTGGGGAGAAGCCGCACAAGTGCGAGTTCTGCAGCAAGCGGTTCACGCAGGTGAGCACTCTGAACAACCACCGGCGGATACACACTGGTGAAAAACCATACTCATGCGAATATTGCTTGAAGAAGTTTGCGTTTTTAGGCAACTATAAGGCACATAAACTTATTCACTTATAA
- the LOC134659501 gene encoding zinc finger protein 135-like, producing the protein MRCHTGERPYPCNVCNKGFIKSGDLRRHERSHTGEKPYSCKLCQKLFSESTTLRRHERIMHGERPEDSQVKKYKRSTNIKEDVTANVGDKPFACEVCKKSFIRSCDLKRHERCHTGEKPYSCAMCDKQFSESTTLKRHERQHTGELPKPRESLEASIKARTCQICGKLFKKSAILKNHLRTHTGEKPYQCAMCDRLFAQHSNLKSHERTHTNEKPYICHVCKKQFSQHSTLRRHERTHRNERPYSCEICNKTFTQGSTVKSHMRIHTGEKPYQCGVCNRTFTTSSSLRKHEQTHTVETSSD; encoded by the coding sequence ATGCGGTGCCACACCGGCGAGAGGCCCTACCCCTGCAACGTCTGTAACAAGGGGTTCATCAAATCCGGCGATCTGAGAAGACACGAGCGCTCGCACACGGGGGAGAAACCGTATTCCTGCAAGCTGTGCCAAAAACTGTTCTCGGAATCAACCACTTTAAGAAGACACGAACGGATTATGCATGGCGAGAGACCGGAAGACTCACAGGTGAAAAAATACAAACGATCAACCAATATCAAGGAAGATGTGACCGCCAATGTGGGCGACAAACCCTTCGCCTGTGAAGTATGCAAGAAATCGTTCATCCGGTCCTGCGATCTGAAGAGACACGAACGCTGCCACACGGGCGAAAAACCATATTCTTGCGCGATGTGTGATAAACAGTTTTCGGAATCTACCACTTTAAAAAGACACGAGCGACAGCACACCGGGGAACTGCCGAAGCCGCGCGAGAGCCTCGAGGCGAGTATAAAAGCGCGCACGTGCCAAATATGCGGGAAGCTGTTCAAGAAATCGGCTATATTAAAAAACCATTTAAGAACCCACACAGGGGAGAAGCCCTACCAGTGCGCAATGTGCGACAGATTGTTCGCACAACATTCCAACTTGAAATCACACGAACGAACGCACACCAATGAGAAACCCTACATATGTCACGTATGCAAGAAGCAGTTCTCGCAACACAGCACTCTGAGGAGACACGAGCGGACCCACAGGAACGAGAGACCATACTCCTGCGAGATATGCAACAAGACCTTCACGCAGGGCAGCACTGTGAAGAGTCATATGAGAATACACACTGGCGAGAAACCATATCAGTGCGGGGTGTGTAACAGGACGTTCACCACTTCGAGTAGTTTGAGAAAACACGAACAAACTCATACCGTGGAAACAAGCAGCGATTGA